A genomic stretch from Tribolium castaneum strain GA2 chromosome 6, icTriCast1.1, whole genome shotgun sequence includes:
- the LOC103313914 gene encoding uncharacterized protein LOC103313914: protein MPAHNSWTSMMSGKPDLTIKSSVIEHQIQSVFARDSVGTQFHGRPKSTYSIRRFFRKSHKQLRAVQIESLKNQLIECCLTHIQDSYRVHLNRLKGLKILETFIHLVHISKISSELATHMVWACLSCIHHFLLRLKSEGGLMQWLRRKQARKSIRVFDNLMTFLIPFYYPVVFSAVITFFEEANIWDIEYFCSNLLERLFLVVDEKRKTDSMMEIISLIENSTLTNALTSRQILQVLFDIEQSLKWDLMNDRLLEKFLDMYYSSLTPEDNHEYNYESLEKGLETCLRAMCANFGEKYLMLMIRWMLDMTTSEKISDENLLNFGSLLEHVTTLYTSKSLNRNLPEQVFPFIFKLIASKNLLYSLLGNRVLHNLIDRCHNKLKFDAPRIFFRNSHYNIVLNHYNSTDKLLFQRYRELLHKTFVESVIRHGVHKIHLENIYISVVLFLVEIPCGYTAAAAVCLAMSIQEAALESKSIQMTHAHRLHAAVVSIMSLVCYIHKASVFYDYVDSIIDKRANFAPHLNPPLKIKYKYAQHHVLWNKPDLFFEDWETRYGLWRCFKNRHKDIVVVHT, encoded by the exons ATGCCAGCCCATAATTCCTGGACCTCGATGATGTCCGGAAAGCCGGACCTGACCATCAAATCATCAGTGATCGAACATCAGATCCAGAGTGTGTTCGCAAGAGACTCAGTGGGGACACAATTTCACG GTCGCCCCAAATCGACTTACAGCATCCGCCGCTTCTTCCGCAAATCGCACAAGCAACTCAGAGCCGTCCAGATCGAAAGTCTCAAAAACCAGTTGATCGAATGTTGCCTCACACACATCCAGGACTCGTACCGCGTCCACTTAAACCGCCTCAAAGGGCTCAAGATCCTGGAAACCTTCATCCACTTGGTCCACATCTCGAAGATCAGCTCGGAACTGGCCACACACATGGTGTGGGCCTGTCTCAGCTGCATCCACCATTTCCTGCTGCGGCTCAAGTCGGAAGGGGGGCTCATGCAGTGGCTGCGAAG GAAGCAGGCACGCAAGTCGATTCGAGTCTTCGACAATTTAATGACGTTCCTTATACCCTTCTACTATCCTGTGGTTTTCTCAGCGgttataacttttttcgaaGAGGCCAACATCTGGGATATTGAGTACTTTTGCTCGAATTTACTCGAACGCTTGTTTTTGGTTGTCGACGAGAAACGCAAGACCGATTCCATGATGGAGATTATTT CCCTGATTGAAAACTCGACCCTCACCAACGCGCTCACATCTCGCCAAATCCTCCAAGTGTTATTCGACATTGAGCAAAGTTTAAAATGGGATTTGATGAACGACCGCCTCCTTGAAAAATTCCTCGACATGTACTACAGCAGTTTAACACCTGAAGACAATCACGAATACAACTACGAGTCACTCGAGAAGGGCCTCGAGACGTGCCTAAGGGCCATGTGTGCCAACTTTGGCGAAAAATATCTAATGCTCATG ATTAGGTGGATGTTGGACATGACAACTTCGGAAAAAATCTCCGACGAAAACCTGCTCAATTTCGGCAGTTTGCTGGAACACGTCACCACCCTGTACACCTCCAAGAGCCTGAACCGGAATTTGCCCGAGCAGGTGTTCCCTTTCATCTTCAAGCTGATTGCGTCGAAAAATCTGCTCTATAGCCTTCTCGGCAACCGGGTTTTGCACAACTTGATCGACCGCTGCCACAATAAGCTAAAGTTCGACGCGCCTcgcatttttttcagaaactcGCACTACAATATCGTGCTGAATCACTACAATTCCACCGATAAGCTGCTTTTCCAGCGCTATCGCGAATTGTTGCACAAGACTTTCGTCGAGTCCGTTATCAGACACGGAGTCCACAA AATTCATTTGGAGAACATCTACATTTCTGTCGTGCTGTTCCTGGTGGAGATTCCCTGCGGGTACACGGCTGCCGCAGCCGTTTGTCTGGCGATGTCCATCCAAGAGGCGGCGCTCGAGAGCAAGAGCATCCAAATGACTCACGCACACCGCCTCCATGCGGCTGTGGTCTCGATAATGTCCCTCGTTTGTTACATCCATAAAGCTTCAGTGTTTTATGATTACGTTGATTCGATTATTGATAAGAGGGCGAATTTTGCGCCACATTTGAATCCGCCGCTGAAAATTAAGTACAAGTATGCGCAGCATCACGTGTTGTGGAACAAGCCGGACTTGTTCTTTGAGGATTGGGAGACGAGGTATGGGCTCTGGAGGTGCTTCAAGAACAGGCATAAGGATATCGTTGTGGTGCACACCTAA